The nucleotide sequence AGTGCAGCAATGTCGTCCGCAAGGCGCGGATGGCGGAGGTCCGGGACGAGCTCAAGGCCTCCGGGATCCGGTCGGTGGCCTTCGGCGACCTCTTCCTGGCGGACGAGCGGACGGGCCGGAAGCACCGCCGCAAGCCACCACCGTTGGTAAGTCGTCGGACTCGCGACGCGGTGGACGACACCCGTGCGTGATGGAGCCAGGCACGGACCCGGGGCAGACGGTCCTGTGCTCGCCTCGCTCAAGGAAATCGGTTGTTTGCCGTTTCACGGGGTAAGACAAGCCGTAGGCCGGTCTTACGCCTACGCGCGCCGATACGTCCGATGTGGGGGTGGGAAGGGAGCCACGCCCATGTGGTGGGTGACACTCGGCATCGACTTCGGCACCAGCACCTGCCATATCTACGTGCCGGGGCGCGGCGTGGTCATCCAGGAACCGTCCGTCGTGGCCCTGGAGGTCGATAGCGGGCGGCCGCTGGCCATCGGGCAAGACGCCCTGGAGATGCTCGGCCGGACTCCCCGGCGGGTCGCTGCCGTACGTCCTGTGCGTCACGGCGTGGTAGCGGAGGTCGGGCCTGCGACGGCATTTCTGAGCCATGTGGTGCGCCGGTAGCTGAGACGTCCCACCCGGGCCTTGATCGGTGTCGGCCCGAGCGCCACGGGCATGGAGCACCGGGCCCTGGTTCAGGTCGCCCAGGAGGCCGGAATTCAGCAGGTGGAGCTTCTCCCTGCCTCCCGCGCAGCGGCCGTGGGAGCAGGACTGCCCATAGGTGAGCCCCGAGCCCATCTGGTGGTGGACGTGGGGGCAGGGATGACGGACGTGGCAGTGTTCAGTCTGGGCCAGGAAGTGACGGCTACCTCCATCCCCGTCGCCGGCGATGCGATGGACCAAGCTATTGTCCGGTGGCCACGGGAGCACCGCAGCTCGTGGCAGGAGAACGCACGGCGCAGGGGATCAAGCACCAGATCGGCCGGGTCATAGGGGGTAGGCGGACCGGTCGGCGACACCCAGGACGTGCCCGGCCGCTATCTGGTCAGCGGGTTGCCCGGGCAGGTTCAGGTTACGGCGGACAAGGTCGCGCAGGTGCTTTACGAGCCGGCCCAGGCCATCGTCGAGGCCATCCAGTCCCTTCTGGAGAAGACCCGTCCCGAACTGACGGCGGACATCGTGGCTAGGGGGATGGTGCTGGTCGGTGGCAGGGCCCAGCTCAGGGGGCTTGACCGGCTCATCGCACACGAGACGGGGCTTTCGGTGAAGGTACCAAGGGATCCCGACGGGTCTGTGATTCGCGGGATGGCCGCCGTCCTCGAGTCGGGGAAAAGCAGGACGGTCGGTGGCGCACCTCCGCTCAGTCGGGCCCGAGTAGCTCTCGCGACAAGCAGGGCAGGCCCGACGGCGGCAGCCACGCCGCGAGGCGACCGGCTATGAGAGGGGGCCGACATCCCACGCACGTTTTGTGGCAGCGCCGATGGCGATCACCGTCACGGTCGATCTCCCCTATCCCCTGCCCCACTTGCTGTGAGCTGTGCTGGAGAACGCGGTGCTGGTCGGCGACCTGCTCGGGCTCGATGTGATGGTCCTGGTCGAGGGGCTGACACGGCGGCTCGGAAGCCTGCGGGAAGTAAGCCGGGGATCGGCCCTGACGGGGGTGGCCGACAACAGCGCTACCGGTCTGGTCACGCGCTCCACGCATGCTTGGTACTACGCGTAATGTTTAAGCGGAAGTTGCGAACTCCTCAACTCGCACGCTTCCCGAAATGACGGGGCTTCAAACCATCAAGAAACCCCCAGATGTATACAGGAAACATGTGCGGAGCAGCTTGCTAATCGCCTCGATGTCGTGGTATGCTCTGGCCATGGCGAAACACGAGGGCGGCCTCTACGTGGCCGAGATCAAGCGCCGCTACAAAGACCGGGTCTACGTCACCCACCTGCTCCGGCGAGTCTACCGGGAAAACGGCAAGGTGAAGCAGCAGACCCTGGGCAACCTCAGCCACCTCCCGCCGGAGGCCATCGAGGCAGTCCGGGCGTCGCTGCGGGGCCAGCGCCTGGTGCCCGTCGAGCAGGCCGTCGAGGTGGTCAAGACGCGCCCGCATGGCCACGTGGCGGCCGTCCGGGCCATGCTGCGAAAGCTGGGCCTGCACGAGATCCTGGACCCCCGGCCCTCCTTCCAGCGGGACCTGGTCGAAGCCCTGATCGTCAGCCGCCTCCTCCACCCGCAGCCCAAGCTGCCGACCGTCAGCTGGTGGGCCACCACCACGTTGGCCGAGGACCTGGGGCTGGAGGGCGCCACCAAGGACGACGTCTACTTCGCCCTGGACTGGCTGTTGGCCCGGCAGGCACGTATCGAGGCCCGGTTGGCTCGCCGGCACCTGAGCGAGCGCAGCCTGGTGTTGTATGACGTCACCTCCACCTACTACGAGGGCCGCCACTGCCCCCTGGCGGCTTTCGGCCACAACCGGGACGGCAAGCGGGGCAAGCGCCAGATCGTCTTCGGGCTGCTCACCGACCGGGAAGGACGCCCCGTGGCCGTGCAGGTCTACCGGGGTAATACGGCCGACCCCAAGACCGTGGCCGACCAAGTCCACAAGCTGCGGGAGCGCTTCGGGTTGCGCCAGGTGGTGCTGGTGGGCGACCGGGGAATGCTGACCCAGGCCCGCATCGACGCCTTGAAGGAGATCGAGGGGATGGCCTGGATCAGCGCGCTGCGCGCCCCGGCCCTTCGGCAGCTCATGGACCAGGGCCTCATCCAGCCCTCGCTGTTTGACCAGCAGGATCTGGCCGAGATCACCTCGCCGGACTACCCGGGCGAGCGGCTGGTCGTCTGCCGCAACCCCTACCTGGCCGAGGAGCGGCGGCGCAAGCGGCAGGAGCTGCTGGACGCCATGGAAGCCGATCTGGCCCGACTGGCTCGGCGGGTGGCCGCCGGACGGCTGAAGCGCCGGGAGAAGATCGGTGAGGCGCTGGGGCGGATTTTGGAAAAGCACAAGATGGGCAAGCATTTCCGCTGGGAGATCGGGGAGGGACGCTTCGCCTACCGGCGCGACCTGACCTCCATCGACCAGGAGGCCGCCCTGGACGGCTTTTACGTCATCCGGACCTCCGTGCCCGCCGAGCAGCTCTCGGCGCCCGAGGTCGTGCTGGCCTACAAGAGCCTCAGCCACGTGGAGCGCCTCATCCGCAGCATCAAGGGCGTCGTGACCAAGGTGCGGCCCATCCACCACTGGACGGAAGAGCGGGTGCGGGCCCACGTCTTCTTGTGCGTGCTGGCCAGCTACGTCGAGTGGCACCTGCGGGAGGCCTGGGCCCCCTTCTTGTTCGAGGACGAGGAGCCAGGCGGTCATGAAGACGGCTCCCCCGTGCGCCCGGCCCAACGCTCCGAGGGCGCCCAAGCCAAGGCCCAGACCCGCCGGACGCCGGAGGGGTGGGAGGTGCACAGCTTCCGTTCGCTCCTCGATAACCTGGCCACGGTCGCCCGCCACACGATCCGCATCCCCGCTCTCCCCGACGTCCTGCCGTACGACCGGGTGACCACCCCGGACGCCTTCCAGCGGGAGGTCTTCGCCCGGGTCGGCCTCCACTCGCTGGCGCCGGCTGGTAGACAGAAAGCCTCGGCCTGAAACGAAAGCAAATGGCATCATGACGGCAAACCGCGCTACCTCAAGTTGAGCAACTTCCGCTTAGAAGGCTCAAACGACTGTTTGGATACGTCCGGATATGTACTTCCGAATCCAGTTATGACGCTGTTTCGGGCCGCTGGCAATTCCGTCCAGTCCTCCTCGGTTCCGGCGAGTCCGGCCTAGCTTTTTGACCCCTTTTTTGACGAATAGGGCGGCGGATACCCCCCGGCGGCTACCATGCCCCCCACTTGCCACCACCCACCCCGTACACTGGGAACCGGTTTTCGAAGGCATGACAGTCGCCGACTTCGTCAGGACGGAGGGCGTGGGCGATTCCACGGACACTCCCGGCCAGCACGAAAGCCCTGACCAGCGAAATGGGCGTCGAGGCCGAGGACGTCCATGATACCCTCCTGCCGCATGGCCACAAAGCTAACACCCTCCACCAAGCTCGGCCCCCGACGGCCGGAGCGCACCAATGCTGTTGCGTTGGTCGCTATTTGACCACGGTCGTCGCGCGCTCGATGAGCGGGAAAGGGCGTGGCTCGCCGGATGTCCCGGGCGGCCACGCCCTTGGGATGTCAGGGTAGCCGATGACGGCTGGCCCTGGCGTCCGCCTCCTGGGTCTCCGCCCAGAGCAGCGCCAGGCGGACGGCCAGTTCGTAGATGGCGCGGCGGGACGCAAAGGCCAGCACCACCTCCCACGAGCCGTCGACCAGGCGCGGCCGGGCCAGGGCACCGGCCCGGCGGGCGCAGCGCCACTCGACGGTGATGGGCGCATGCCCCCGCAGCCAGAGCCGCATCACGCTCACCTCCCGGTGCCCTGGGGTGCCTGCCACTCGGTGGCCATCACCGCCTCGACCAGTTCGTGGTCGACCACGCGCTCCTGCCGAGCGGCCACCGCCATGAGGCAGAGGTGGGCGAGCTGGTTGATGGGCCGCGGTAGCCCGTTGCAGGCCCGGTGGATGGGGTCGAGGGCCTTGGCGGTGAACAGCTCCTGGTCGGCCCCGGCCAGCTTCAGGTGGTGGCGGATGTAGGCGGCCGTCTCTTGGGGCGAAAGGCCGCCCAAGTGGTAGCTCAGGTCGATGCGCTGGGAAAGCGCGTCGGCGGAGCGAAGGGCCGGGCACTCAGTGAGCGTCCGGGCGCCCGCCGAAAGGGCCGTCCCGTCGCGCATTGGGGGTACCCCTCAAGGGGTATCTTCCGCGCACCGCTGACCGTTGCAGGGCGTCACAGTGCACTTCGTGGCGCACGGTGCAGGGCTTCCAGGGGCTTCCGTTTCTAGCTTGGAAGCGACTGGTAGGCAAAGCCCGTGAACTCCTGTCCCTT is from Limnochorda sp. L945t and encodes:
- a CDS encoding IS1634 family transposase; this translates as MAKHEGGLYVAEIKRRYKDRVYVTHLLRRVYRENGKVKQQTLGNLSHLPPEAIEAVRASLRGQRLVPVEQAVEVVKTRPHGHVAAVRAMLRKLGLHEILDPRPSFQRDLVEALIVSRLLHPQPKLPTVSWWATTTLAEDLGLEGATKDDVYFALDWLLARQARIEARLARRHLSERSLVLYDVTSTYYEGRHCPLAAFGHNRDGKRGKRQIVFGLLTDREGRPVAVQVYRGNTADPKTVADQVHKLRERFGLRQVVLVGDRGMLTQARIDALKEIEGMAWISALRAPALRQLMDQGLIQPSLFDQQDLAEITSPDYPGERLVVCRNPYLAEERRRKRQELLDAMEADLARLARRVAAGRLKRREKIGEALGRILEKHKMGKHFRWEIGEGRFAYRRDLTSIDQEAALDGFYVIRTSVPAEQLSAPEVVLAYKSLSHVERLIRSIKGVVTKVRPIHHWTEERVRAHVFLCVLASYVEWHLREAWAPFLFEDEEPGGHEDGSPVRPAQRSEGAQAKAQTRRTPEGWEVHSFRSLLDNLATVARHTIRIPALPDVLPYDRVTTPDAFQREVFARVGLHSLAPAGRQKASA